TAATCCGGTTGCGGGACGTAAACGTAGTCCGGGTCGTCGATATCACGAGGATTACGGGGCGAAACGTAGCAGATGCCCTCTTCTCCCGCCAAGGCGACCATGGTCGACGCCAGCGCCTCGAACCGTTGGTCCTCGGGACACCAGCCCATGAAGGCCGGCCATGGATTGGCAGAATGTTTGCTCTTGCGTTTCCTTTTCATAACTCCACCACCTGCACGATCAGATCCGCTCTTCCTTGGTTCTTCAGGGTCACGAACTTGTTTGTACTCGTATCAAGCAAGTTCGTGCCATCGCGCTTGTACGTACCGTTGAACTTCGACGCCGACCCCTTCGGCACGAAGATTTGCACGCGTTCCACGGTATGGGCAAACGTTTTCCCATCAGCGAGTTTTTTTCCGTTCAACGCCTTCGCCACGTTTTTGAGCTGCAAGACGGCGTGCTCCACATCGACTTTTCCGTCGATGATTCCCTTGACCTCACTCAATGCGAGCATGTCGTTTTTCGCAATGGTGATGAAATCGCATGCTACGTTGACGCCTGCCATGGAACCGCCTTCTGCGATTCCAACGACGTTTCGTACCGCATCGTCGCCGAAGGCAAGCATTTGATGCCCCTCTTGGTTGACCAGGCGACGGGCAGCCAGCTTCTCGAAGTCGCCGATTTTATCGATGTTCTTGGTCACCGCGCCAATCAGCTCCCCGCCAATCGGCGATTTGTAGACTTTTCCCTTCGCCCTCGCCATCATTTCGGCAATATCGTCCAGCGCAACAATCCCCGCCGCTACGGCTTTGCCTTCGCCCGAAATCGCCGCCGTCTTGACACCCTTCCAAATCTTGACGAGCTTTCCTACGCCAAACCCCACGCCGGACAGGATTCGCTCGCCATCGCTCAGCTTTCGCCCCGACGGCAAACACCATTCTTTGCCCGTCACGGCTTCGCATATATCCAATGCTGGCCCTGCGAACGGCACGAATCCAATCGCCACACGCGACGCACCGTGCACGATGGTCCGCATGGTCTCGCGGTATTGCTCGGCCAATTCGTCGCCAGCTTGCATGCCCGCCGAAAATGCACGCAGCGTATCGAAAAAGAGGTTCGCCTCGGGAGGATTCTGCGACGCTTCCCATTCATTGAGCCGGTCTTTCAATTCCTCGGCGAGCTCCCCATACAGGTTTTTCAGCGTGCCATCGATATCCGCGCGTACGTCCTGCGGAATGGGCGCGTCGTGAAACCAGCCCGACCCATTCATGAATTGTTGCAAGTAGCTCGTCACCTTGTTCTGCGCATTCAAAAACGCATTCACCTCCGCCTGCGATACGCTCATGCGCGCCTTTATCGCTTTTTCCAATGCCGCTTGGTTCGACCGCCACGCTCGCACTTCCGCCACGAAGCTTGCTCGGCCAATCACCACGCCGCCGGAGACGTAGTCTTTCAGCGATGCAATCACCGCGTCGGCATAATCCGCATAAGGATCCTTGCCCGCTTCCCACGCGCCCGGCACATCCGAAATGTCCGGCACGTCCACCCACGGGACGTCATTCGGTCCGAGCCCGTAATTCGATGGATCATCCGGGCTGAAACCACTTTGCCGCGCATCCCCCGTCAGAAATCCGATACCGCATTCGCTTGGTCGCCGAAGTTCGAGATGAGGCTCGCGAGTTCCTTCTGCAAATCGATAATGCTTTGCTTCAAGTCCGCCAGGACTTGCTTCAAGGCTTCTCGCGTGGCTTCGTCGAGGATGTACGAATGTCGCCACAAGATTTCGTCCAGGTCTTCGGCGGTGATTTCATCGAGCGGCCGCGTGAGCAAATCGCCAATCTCGGTTTCGAGCGACTGGAGTACATTGAGACGAACGGCGAGGTCGGCGATGGTATCGGCGTTGGCGATGAGCCATTTGCGCTCGTTGGCGATCTCCTCTTCCAGAATGGAAATGTCCATGGCCAGTTGCGGATTGATTTCCTCGAGCTGCATGTCGAGCTGCGTGCTGCCCGAGAATGCGGTGCCGTCGCGACGCACAACGAAAAGTGGTTTCTCGATGCCCAGAGGCGGCGGCTCGAGCTTGACGACATTGTTATGCTTGGCGCACGAATTATCTCCGCCCAGATTGGGCAACATTGAATCCGACCTCGTTCGCCCCCATTCGCAAGAGCACTGAATCGAAGCCACCCTGGACGAAATTACTTTCCAATCCGTTCGGATCGTCCGAAAGCTCCAGGTACCGAATACCTAGGCATAGGCGTCCCATTTACGTCGAAGAATGGTTCGCCTTCTGACCAATCGCTGCCGGGTCGCACGCGGATTTTCTTGCACCAACAACCACTGAATGCTGTACGGCGTCCCCGCAATGGCGTGCGACGGCAACACCAGCGCAAGCAAGATCCCTACGAATGTAATCAAGCGTTTCATGTTCCCTCCGTGCTGCGAAGCAATTCGTCATGCGCCAAGGCCGCGCCCTTGATGTCCCCCACGTCCAATTTTTTCTGCACCCGCGCGATCACCGCCGCGTCGACACCCTTGCTTTTCATGACCACGAGCCCCTGCGATATCTCGGCAGGCAGCGTTTTCTTCAGGTAGGTCGTAGCGTCCTTGAACTTCGGCCGCATCGAAACGCACCCAGCTTCTCGCCAGCTCGATGTGGCGGTATTGCACAATGGTGCCATTTGCAAAAGCGCCGCGAATTCATCATACCGTTTGGCAAGGTACGGCAGCCCAAGCTTGCCGCTCGTCGACATGGCCACGGCGATCGCATCGACACGCGCCTGCGCCGCGTTTTCGAACTTGGTCGACGCTTTCGCCAGCAATGCATTGGCGATCGTCGCGCGTGCCGGCGACGGCGCATCCGCGAGCAATTGCAGCGCTTGTCTGCGCATCCCCACGCCGAGCAATAGCCCCTTCGCCGTTGCATCGCTCCGCGCCACGCGCTGCTGCGCATACCCGAGCATCGCGTGAATCGATCGCAATGCGCCCGAGCTCATGTCCGGCACGACCGCACCATGCGAGCTCATGAAGTCGGTGTGCGGCGAAATCGCTTCGCGTGATGTTTTCTCGAATTGCAGAATCTGCGCGGAGAGCTTCATCCCGGTTACGAGAAATTCATTCGGCTTGGCGCTCGCCGTATGCGCCGCGTCCACGATGGACACTTCGATGGCATCCAGCTCCACGAGCGACGCATTCGACGCATCCTGTGCAAGCGTTGAATACGCCGTGGTTTCGCTCGACTCCGTCGCTCGATACGTAACAAAATCGTCCACGAGCGCTTTGTATTGCGAGGCAAACGGCCCCGCATCGACCTTTGCCGCGTCGATGACAGCCTGCACGTCGCCCATCGTTTGCTTGTCAGCCGCGATTTCGGCTTTCAATGGATCCTTTTCTTTGGCACCCTTGTCGAGCAGCGTCTTTTGAATGCGCGTTTTCGGATCGACCGATGTGTCGGCGATGATCTTTTCTTGCAATCGCCTCGCCCGCTCCAAATCTCGACCCAACTTGCCCGCCAAGCTTGCATGATACGATTCCGCATTACGTTGCGTGACTCGCAAGTAATCCAGGACCTCCTCTACCACGTTGATATATGCGTCCACCATCATGGGGCTCGAAACCCACTCGTCGAGCGGCGTGCCATCCGCACGCTCGACCCACATTTCAATGGGTTCCGCTCCATTTGCAGCGGCTCGCTCCCACGCGGCTCCGGGTCCCGAGCTTGCTGATACGCAATGCGTGCGCGATTCGATGGGCGATGCGCATACCTCCCACCTCACTTCCTCATCATTCGCGCCGAACAAGAAACACCCCGGCACGGCCATTCCCATGGCCACGACGAGGCCCAATGCTCCCCATGTATTCGTTCGCTTCATGTTTTACTCCTCGTGTGAATGGATGGCTGCCGACCCAGGTCCTATCGTAACGGAACCATTGCAAAGTCACTTCGGCGTCGACGGGGAGAACGCCGGGCAATACCTGGCCAATCCCTTCGATCGAAAGGTGCAAATTCCCTACCCCTGCTTCGAGAATATGCGGGTCGGACAACCCAACCGTGAACGCTTATGCGCGGCTCGAAATGCGCAGGCAAGAAAAACCATCCCCACGCACGGACCGACTATGTCCTACCTTGTGGATTGTCCGTCGAGGGTGAACGTCGATGGCATTTGGGCTAACAAATTGCGTCGGATGGCTGCGTGGGCCTTGCGCGATGAACGCGAGTATGTCTAGGGCGACGTGCATCATCAGTGACACGTAGCGTCACAACGACACACCCTCATCATGGTTAGGGCCCGACGCCCCTTCCGTGTTACAACCGCCCCGTGTCCTCCGAAGACCATTCCACTTCCCACATCGTTCAATCGCTCGCAGCCAATCTCGCCATTGCAGTCGGCAAAGGCGTCGTCGCCTTCATCACCGGCTCGGGCGCGCTGCTCGCTGAAACCCTGCATTCAGCAGCCGATTGCGGCAATCAATTGCTGCTTTTGCTCGGCGTCAATCGAGCTCGAAAACCGCCGGATCCTTCGCATCCGCTCGGATACGGCCGAGCTCTCTACTTTTGGTCCTTTCTCGTCGCACTCCTCTTGTTCACGGGCGGCGGCGTGTTTTCCATTTACGAAGGCATTCACAAACTCGGCCATCCGGAACCCGTCGAAAAAGTTCACCTGGGCCTCGGAATCCTGGGTTTTTCCTTGCTGATCGAAGGTGGCGCGACCATCTCGAACATCCGCGAAATGAACCGCCGCCGCGGGTCAAAACCCTTTTTCCAATACCTGCGCGACACGAAAGACAGCGATCTCATCGTCGTCTTCGGTGAAAATGCCGCCGCAACGCTGGGCCTCGTCCTCGCGTCCGCAGCGCTCACCGCCGCGTACTTCACACACGATCCCAAGTGGGATGCCATCGGCAGCATCGCCATCGGCGTCGTGCTCGTCGCCGTCGCCGTCTTCTTGGCAACCGAAGTCAAGTCACTCTTGCTCGGCGAAGCGGCCGATCCCGAGGTCGACAAGGCCGTACGCGACACCGCTTCGGCACATCCCAAGATCGAACGCGTGCTTCACGTCATCACCATGCAGCAAGGCCCAGGCGAAGTGCTGGTGGCCGTCAAGGTGAGTTTTTCAACCCAAACGACCTTCGAGGAAGTTTGTGTAGCAATCAATGAGTTCGAGACGAACTTGCGCAAGCTGCGCCCCGACGTCCGGTGGTGCTTCGTCGAGCCGGACATCCCGCGACAAGCCGTCGCGGCGTGAGCGTCAGGCGTACTTTTCGAGCAGCTTGGACAGGCGCGGCACGGCTTCTTCGACGTGCTTTTTCGCCGTGCCTCGAAGCGACGAGTAGGTCGATTGAACGAGCCCGCTCTTGGCCCGCTTCGCCTTCTCGTCGGTGACCGACAAAAGCGCATCGGCAACGCGGCTCCGGTTTTTCTGGAAGAAGTCGACGGGCTTGCCTTCCTTCACACCCTCGTCCCAGATCGGATCCACCTTCGTCGCGAACTCGGGCAAGAGCTGATCGAGCACGTGCGTGATGAACCCCGGCTTGATGCCCTTGACGGCCTTGTAACCCGCTTTGAGCGGGATCGACGACAGACCACCTTTCGCGGCGACCTCCTCGTCGATGAGCACGGCGCAGTCGGAGACGATTTTGGCCTTCTTGTCTTTGTCCGCGAGAGCATCGGAGAGTCCCATTTCTTCCTCCAGCGGCGGGCTTCCTAGCACACGAACGCGACAGCACGCGAAATTCTGGACACGAAAAAAAAGCGAGCACGCGGGCGCTTCGCCCTGCACGTGATCCCGTGGACGCAGCGCGCAATTTCGATCACCTGTGCGAGCGAAAAGGAGCCGAGCGGCATCTTCTGTCTCGTACTTCGACTTCCTTTCCTTCGAGGCACTCATGCGTTTTCTCGCGCTTGGATTTCGTCGCCCTTCGTCCGCGGTCAAACCTCAACATCGTCCGGTGCGGATCGACGCGCCTGCCATGCCGGTCATCAAAGCATCGACGATCGCTGATGAAGTCGCTGACGTCGCAATCGAGGATTTGTTGCGCGAGCTTGGCGAAGATCCTTTCGACGTGTGGGCTCGGTTATGCGCGCCTGTCCCTTCGTCCGATCGAGAACCATCGATGCGGCGCGTGGTGAAACGTCGCGCGGCTCTGCGCAGAAGGGTCGGAGCGCGGGGCTAATATTTGGCCCAAGGCGTTGGCATGAAAATCAGGACGAAGACGACGAGCGACACGACCGCAATGGCCCTTCGCCCTGGTGAAAGCTCGCCCGGTTCGGTCGGGGGATGCTCCTTGCCCGAAAGACGCGCCAAGAAATAAACCAAGACAAACCACACGAGCCACGTCATCGAATTGCCGAAAGCATCCGCAAGGCTTTCATTTGCACGA
This window of the Polyangiaceae bacterium genome carries:
- a CDS encoding cation diffusion facilitator family transporter produces the protein MSSEDHSTSHIVQSLAANLAIAVGKGVVAFITGSGALLAETLHSAADCGNQLLLLLGVNRARKPPDPSHPLGYGRALYFWSFLVALLLFTGGGVFSIYEGIHKLGHPEPVEKVHLGLGILGFSLLIEGGATISNIREMNRRRGSKPFFQYLRDTKDSDLIVVFGENAAATLGLVLASAALTAAYFTHDPKWDAIGSIAIGVVLVAVAVFLATEVKSLLLGEAADPEVDKAVRDTASAHPKIERVLHVITMQQGPGEVLVAVKVSFSTQTTFEEVCVAINEFETNLRKLRPDVRWCFVEPDIPRQAVAA